GCGACGCGCTGGGCCAGGTCTGCCGGTCACTGGCCGCAAAGATCGTCGGCGACGGCGAGCGGATCACCAAGGTCGTCACCCTCCACGTCAACGGTGCTCCCACCGAGGCTGCCGCCGAGAAGGTGGCACGGGCTATTGGTAACTCCTTGCTGGTCAAGACGTCGTGGTTCGGGAACGACCCCAACTGGGGGCGGGTGCTCGATGCCGCCGGGTATGCCCGGATCGGCCTCGTTGAGGAGAAGCTCGACATGTTCTACGACGAGATCCCGGTCATTGATCAGGGGACTCCGCTGCATGACAACCTGCCGCAGTGGAAAGAAGCCGTCTCGAAGAAACACTTTACCATCACTTTAAACCTGAATCTCGGGTCTGCGGCCTACCATCTGCTGAGTGCCGATCTGTCCGAGGGCTACGTGCAGTTTAACAAGAGCGAATAATGCCGAACGCGACCGACCATATCGACATCACGACCAAGGCCCAGGTGCTGCTGGAGGCCCTGCCGTACATCCTTCGCTTCCGGGGCTCGACCTTTGTCGTCAAGTACGGCGGCAGCTTCATGGACGACCCGGACCCGGCGGTGCGCATTCGCGTGGCCACGGATATTGTTTTTCTCGCGGCGGTGGGCATTCACGTCGTCGTCGTGCACGGTGGCGGCAAGGCGATCTCGCGGGGCATGGAGGAGGCTGGGCTGGAGCCGGTCTTCCGGAACGGCCTGCGCGTGACCGACGAGAAGACGATCGAGATCGTCGAAAAGACGCTCAATCAGGTCGTCAACCTCGACATCTGCGAGCTGATCCAGGCCCGGGGCGGCAAGCCGCTGGGCATGCACGGTAACAACGTGCTGGTCTGTGAAAAGCTCCTCTCCAAGGACCCCGAGGGGCAGCCAGTAGACCTGGGCTTCGTCGGGCAGATCCAGTACGTGAAGGCCAAGCTGATCAAAAAAGCCATCTCGGACGGCTACACTCCGATTATTTCGCCCATAGCGGTGGACGAGCTGGACCACCCTTACAACACCAATGCCGATGTGGCTGCCGCTGCGGTTGCCTCTGCCCTGCGGGCGCGGCGTCTGGTCTATCTTTCCGATGTCCCTGGCTTACTCCGTGACCCCAGCGACCCCTCCACGCTGATTTCCTCGCTC
This genomic interval from Ruficoccus sp. ZRK36 contains the following:
- the argB gene encoding acetylglutamate kinase, whose translation is MPNATDHIDITTKAQVLLEALPYILRFRGSTFVVKYGGSFMDDPDPAVRIRVATDIVFLAAVGIHVVVVHGGGKAISRGMEEAGLEPVFRNGLRVTDEKTIEIVEKTLNQVVNLDICELIQARGGKPLGMHGNNVLVCEKLLSKDPEGQPVDLGFVGQIQYVKAKLIKKAISDGYTPIISPIAVDELDHPYNTNADVAAAAVASALRARRLVYLSDVPGLLRDPSDPSTLISSLHIDEVEALTKDGTISRGMLPKVNSAVGALHNGVHRVHFVDGRQPHSILLEIFTDKGIGTEIVNQ